The Streptosporangiales bacterium region ACCCACCGGAGTCTTCACCCGCATCGCCCAGCGACTCCTCGCCCTCACCTCCGGCATCTGGACCAACTGGACCACCGGCGTCACCAGCAAACGATCACTAACCGCCTACGACCACTGACCAAGGAATCAACCATCTAGGCGAACAGGAACGGGCCGGGCTTACTTCCCGGCGACCTCGTCCTCCACGTAGCGGACTCGGCTGATTCCGATACCGAAAAGCAACAGAGCGACCGTGGAGGCGAGCAGCAGGGCCAGCGGCGGGTTCCAGCTACCGGTGCTCTCCCGCAGCACGCCGACGAGGAACGGGCCGCCGGCCGCGGCGAAGTAGCCCACGCCCTGCACGAACCCGGACAGCGCGCTGCTGCCCTGACCGGTGCGGCTGCGCAGGCCGATCATGATCAGCGCGATGGGGAACGCGCCACCGCCGGTACCGAGCAGCAGCGCCCACAGCCACGGCACGACCGCCGGCGTAAGTAACAATCCGATGTACCCGAGCATGTAGCAGGCACAGACGGTGAGGATGACCGGCAACAGCGTGTGCACGCGCGCGGTGATGGCGGCGAGCGTCACGGACACCACCATGCCCACGGCCGGCACCAGCGAGAGGTGAGGCCGGCGGTCGTCTCGTCCACGCCGGCGTCGCGCAGGATGGTCGGCAGCCAGCCCAGCTGGGCGTACCCGTTCGCCGACTGCACGGCGAAGAACCCGGTGAGCAGCCAGGCGGTCTTGTTCCTGACCAGCCGGCGGGCGGTCACCGCGCGGCCGGCCTGCCGCGACGGCGTGGTGTCGCCGAGCAGGCCGAGCCAGGGCAGGGCCGCGACCAGGCTCACCAGCGCCCACATGCCGAGGGCGGACTGCCAGCCGCCGTCGGTCTTCGCCAGCGGCGCCGATACCGCCGCCGCGACGGCGGTGGCCAGCTGCAGCAGCGTCGTGTAGACGCCGGTGACCAGCCCGATCTGCTGCGGGAAGTACACCTTCACCAGCGCAGGGATGAGCACGTTCGCGACACCGGCGCCGGCGAGTGCGATGCCGCTGGCCAGCACGAAGACCGTGGCACTCGGCACGAGCGCCCGGACGCCCAGCCCCGCGGTGATGACGAACATGCAGATCATGCACAGCCGCCTGATGCCCACCCGCGCGGCCAGCGGCGGCGCGGCCACACCGCACAGCCCGAAGCACAGCACCGGCAGGGTGGTGATCAGCCCGGCGAGCGCGCCGGAGAGGCCCAGGTCGTTCCGTACCTCGGTGAGTACGGGTCCGAGGCTGCTGGCCAGCGGGCGGAGGTTCAAGGCGACGAGCGCGATGCCCAGCCAGACCAACAGGCGCTGCCGACGTGACGGACCGTCTACGCCATACCGTGAGCCTGGAATGGGTACAGTGTAGTGGTAGGGGACAGGCACGGTCTGTGCTGCGTTTTGTGGTCCCGCGAGGTGGTTGGGGGACCCCTCGTTGACCCTTGATCGTGGCGGACCGTATTCTGACCTGTGCGCTTTGGGCCTGCGCGACCTCGGACGGAGCAGGCTGCGCTCGCTCACGTCGATCACCCGGGTACCGCGAACACCGGTTTTCCCGTTCACCTCGGCAGGAGAAGGGCCCGGGGCGCTGACAACAGGACACGCACGATCATCCAGTCCACACCGGAGTCAACCGAACACATGACGAGCAGCACTGACGCCGCCCCGTCGGCGCCGCAACAGGTAGCGGTCAACGACGTAGGGTCTGCAGAAGACTTTCTGGCGGCGGTCGACCAGACAATCAAGTACTTCAACGACGGCGACATCGTCGATGGCACCGTCGTCAAGGTCGACCGGGACGAGGTCCTGCTCGACATCGGATACAAGACCGAGGGTGTGATTCCGAGCCGAGAGCTCTCCATCAAGCACGACGTCGATCCGGCGGAGGTCGTGACCGTTGGTGACGGCGTCGAGGCACTCGTTCTCCAGAAGGAGGACAAGGAGGGTCGGCTGATCCTGTCCAAGAAGCGCGCGCAGTACGAGCGCGCCTGGGGCACGATCGAGAAGATCAAGGACGACGACGGCATCGTCACCGGCACGGTCATCGAGGTGGTCAAGGGTGGCCTGATCCTCGATATCGGGTTGCGTGGCTTCTTGCCCGCATCGCTGGTGGAGATGCGGCGGGTCCGTGACCTGCAGCCGTACGTCGGCAAGGAGCTCGAGGCCAAGATCATCGAGCTCGACAAGAACCGCAACAACGTAGTGCTGTCGCGCCGTGCGTGGCTGGAGCAGACGCAGTCCGAGGTCAGGCAGAACTTCCTGAACCAGCTGCAGAAGGGCCAGATCCGCAAGGGCGTCGTGTCCTCGATCGTCAACTTCGGTGCGTTCGTCGATCTCGGCGGCGTCGACGGTCTGGTGCACGTCTCCGAACTGTCCTGGAAGCACATCGACCATCCGAGTGAGGTGGTCGAGGTGGGCCAGGAGGTCACGGTCGAGGTGCTCGAGGTCGACCTCGACAGGGAGCGGGTCTCGCTGTCGCTCAAGGCGACGCAGGAAGACCCGTGGCAGCAGTTCGCCCGTACGCACCAGATCAGCCAGGTCGTGCCAGGCAAGGTCACGAAGCTGGTGCCGTTCGGCGCGTTCGTGCGGGTCGAGGAGGGCATCGAGGGCCTGGTGCACATCTCCGAGCTGGCCGAGCGCCACGTGGAGATCCCGGAGCAGGTCGTCCAGGTCGGCAAGCAGATCTTCGTGAAGATCATCGACATCGACCTCGAACGGCGCCGGATCAGCCTGTCGCTGAAGCAGGCCTCCGAGAGCGTGTTGGCGTCCGAGGAGTTCGACCCGACCCTCTACGGCATGGCCGCGGAGTACGACGAGCAGGGCAACTACAAGTACCCCGAGGGCTTCGAACCGGACAGCGGCGAGTGGCTCGAGGGCTTCGACAAGCAGCGCGAGGAGTGGGAGCGGCAGTACGCCGAGGCGCACTCCACCTGGGAGGCACACCGCAAGCAGGTCGAGGAGCTGCGCGCCGAGGAGGGTGCTCAGGCCGACGAGGCCGGCGCACCGAGCGGTGGCGGCGGTTCCTCGAGCAGCAGCAGTAGTAGTAGTAGCAGCAGCAGCAGCGGTGGCGGCGGCGGTGCCAGCCAGTACTCGTCCAACCAGGACGAGGCGGCGGGCGCGCTCGCTTCCGACGAGGCGCTGCAGGCTCTGCGGGACAAGCTCACCGGCGGCAGCCCGAGCTGACCCGCACCGCAACAGTCACCAGACGGCAGGGGCCGCGTCTTCGGACGCGGCCCCTCTGCCGTGCCGTCAGCAGCATGACGCCCTGGTCTCTCCGGTGCCGTGCGTGCTGCCGAGGTCGTCGGAGTGGCCGGCCTCGAGCCGCGGCCACTGGGCGATGGGACGCCCGGCGATGCGGAACGGCCCGCCGTCGGCGTCCCACTCCTGCGGCCAGCCGTCCGGCGAGTCCTCCCACGCCTCGCGCCGCCCGTACGCGGTCAGGTCAAGCAGCCCGTAGCTGGGTGCCATCGCCTCGACGCCGCGGCCCGTGGTCCAGTAGGTCTCGAACACGCGGTCGCCTTGCCGCAGGTAGCAGACGAGGTGGAACATGCCGACCGTGCGCCCGGTGAGCAGTGCGTCCGCGGACTCCTGCACCGAGTACCAGGGCATGTCCAGGCCGAGGAAGTCGCGGTAGCGGACGCTCTCCTCGTACGGGCCCTGGCAGAGGGTGGCGTAGGTGACGTCGCGGGAGTGCAGGTGCGACAGCTCGTGGACCTGCCCGTTGAAGAACGTGCAGCCCTCGCACTGGTCGGCGGCGGGCCGGCCGGTGTACCACATGTGGAAGTAGGCGACGAGCTGCTGGCGGCCCTCGAAGACGTCGAGCAGCCGGACGCGGCCGTCCTTGCCGACCAGCGGGACGGTGGCGTCCACCTCGACCATCGGCAGGCGGCGGCGGGCGGCCGCGATCGCGTCACCTTCGCGGGTGTGCGCCTTCTCCCTGGCGCGCAGCGCGTTCAGCTCGGCCTGAAAGCTGGCACGGTCGACGACGGCAGGTGCCGATGATGTCGCTTCTGTGTTCATCGGACTGTCCCCTTCATTCTCGTGGTGGTTCGACCCACCGACGAAGGACGCGCCCCGGGATCGACACCGGGCGCGGATTTTCTAGAGCTCTTCGAGCCGGCCGGCGAGATAACGGCGCTCGGCCTCGGTGGGCGCCAGTCGGATGGCTTCCTCGTACGCGGTCCTCGCCTCGGCGGCACGGCCGTCGCGGCGCAGCAGATCGGCCCGGGTCGCGGGCAGCAGGTGGTAGTCGCCGAGCCGGCCGGACGCCGCGATCTCGTCGACGAGGGCGAGGCCGGCCGGGATGCCGTCCGCCATGGCGACCGCCACCGCGCGGTTGAGGTCCACCACCGGGGACGGCGCCAGCCTGGTCAGTTCGGTGTACAGGATCGCGATCTGCGCCCAGTCCGTGCTCGCCGCGTCCGGCGCGGTGGCGTGGCAGGCGGCGATGGCCGCCTGCACCTGGTACGGCCCGGCACGCTTCATGGCGAGCGCCGCGTCCAGCGTCGCCACGCCCTCGGCGATGAGCGGCCGGTCCCACCGGGAGCGGTCCTGGTGCTCGAGCGTGACCAGTACCCCCTGGGCGTCGGTGCGCGTCGCGCGTCGTGCCCCGTGCAGCAGCATCAGCGCGAGCAGCCCGCGCGGCTCGGGTTCGTGCGGCAGCAACCGCACCAGCACGCGGCCGAGCCTGACGGCCTCGCCGGACAGGTCGCGGTGGCCGTCCTCGTCGTCGTAGCCCTGGTTGAAGATCAGGTAGAGCACCGCGAGCACGGCCGCCAGCCAGTCCGGCAGCAGCTCGGCGGGCGGCACCCGGTACGGGATGCCGGCCTCGGCGATCTTGCGCTTCGCCCGCACCAGCCGTTGCGCCATGGTGGCCTCGGCGGTCAGCAGGGCCCGCGCGATCTCCGCCGTGGTCAGGCCGGCCAGGGTGCGCAGGGTGAGCGCCACCCGGGCCTGGAACGGCAGCGCCGGGTGGCAGCAGGTGAAGATCAGCCGCAGCCGCTCGTCCGGGATGTCCTCCGCCTGTGGTTCTTCCCGGTCGCGGCTCAGCACGGCGAGCTGACGGAGCTTGGCGGCACCGGCCGCGTCCCTGCGCAGCCGATCGGTGGCGCGGTTGCGTGCGGTGGTGGTCAGCCAGGCGCCGGGGCGGCGCGGTACGCCGTCGCGCGGCCAGGTCGCCAGGGCGGCGGCGAACGCATCCTGCGCGCAGTCCTCGGCCAGGTCCCAGTCCGCGGTGAGCCCGATCAGCGTCGCGATCACCTGGCCCCACTCGTCCCGGTACGCCGCGTCGACCGCCGCCCGTACCGGGTCGTGTCCGGTCATTCCCAGACCGGGCGGATCTCGATGCCGCCCCAGCGCGCGTAGGGGTGGCCGGCGGCGATCGCGATCGCCTCGTCGAGGTTCGCGCAATCCACGACCACGAAGCCGCCGACGAAGTCCTTGGTCTCCGCGAACGGCCCGTCCGAGATCAGCGTCTCGCCGTCCCTGACCCGCACCGTGGTCGCGTCCACCACCGGGCGCAGCCGCATGCCGGTGAGCCTGGCGCCGCGCCGCTCCAGGTCCGCCAGCCACGCCTGGTGGGTGGGGTCCGCCCCGAGCTCCTCGTTCGTCGGCGAGGCGGTCTCGTCGTCACAGATCAGCAGCACGTACTTCATGCTCCGAATTGTGTCCCATCGGCGTGCGCTCAGGACCAGCGCAGCACCAGCGGGTCGTGCCTGCGGGCCAGCTCGACCAGGCCGGCGCGGGTGGCGGCGGGCAGCGGGCCGAACGGTGCGCGCGTCGCCTCGCTGGCGATGATGCCGCCTTCCTTCATCAGTACCTTGGTGGCGCGCAGGCCGCACTGCCTGTTCTCGTAGTGGATGAGCGGCAGGTGCTCCTCCCAGCGCGCGACGGCGGCGGCCACGTCACCGGCGAGGTAACCGCGCACTACGTCGCCGAGTACGTCGGGCACCATGCTGCTCGGCATGGTGCCGCGCGCGCCCGCCTGCAGGTCGGGGACGAGCGTGATCGACTCCTCGCCGTCGAACGGGCCGGGGAGCGCGTCGCCGGCGAGCTGGACGAGCTCCCGCAGCTTCGCCGCGGTGCCGGGCGACTCGACCTTCACATACTGGATCTGCGGCACCTCGACCGCGAGCCCGGCCAGCTCCGCGGCGGTGAGCTCGGTGCCGCTCATCGGCGCGTCCTGCACCATGATGGGGATGTCGACGGCTTCGGCTACGGTGGCGAAGTAGTCGGCCTGCTTCGCCGCCGGCACCCGCAGCGTGGCGCCGTGGTACGGCGGCATCAGCATGACCATCGCCGCGCCGTGCTCCTCGGCCTGTCGGCTGCGCATGGCCGCCACCCGCGCGCTGTAGTGGCTGGTGGTCACGATGACGGGAACCCTGCCGCCGACCCAGTGAAGCATCTTCGCGAGCAGCGTGTCGCGCTCGGCGTCGGTGAGCGAGAACTGCTCCGAGTAGTTCGCCAGCACGCAGATGCCGTCGACGCCGGCGTCGACGAGGAACTCCACGACGTTGCGCTGGCTGTCCAGGTCGAGCGTCTCGTCGTCGTGGAAGGTCGTCGGGGCGATGGGGAAGACCCCGCTGAGCGGGCTCACCTGCCGGTCCACTGTGGCTTCTGCTTGTCGAGGAACGACTTGACGCCGTGCGCGAAGTCGGCGCTGCCGAACACCAGCCGGACGATGTCGTCGCCGTCGGGGAGCGCGGCGACCCGCAACCGGTGCACGGCCTCCTTCGCCGCCCACATGGTCAACGGTGCGTGCTTCGCCAGCCGGTCGGTCACCTCGGCCGCGCACGCGTCCAGGCCGTCGTCGGTGCACACCTCCGCGACGAAGCCGGCAGCGTGTGCTTCCTCCGCGCTGAACAGGCGCGCGCGCAGCAACATGTCGAGCGTCCGCGCCGGGCCGAGATGGTTGACGAGGAGGGAGTAGGTGTTCATCGACAGGCAGTTGCCGACGGTACGGGCGATCGGCACGCCGAAGCGTGCGTTCGTGGTGGCCACCCGGATGTCGCACACCGACGCGAGCGCGAGCCCGCCGCCGACGCAGTAGCCACTCACCGCCGCGACGGTCGGCACCCGTACCCGTTCGAGTGCGCCGACCACCTCGCTGATCCGTGCCTCGTACGCGATGCCGTCGTTGCCGTCCTGGAACTCGGTGAAGTGCGAGATGTCGGTGCCGGCGATGAAGGCGTCGTCGCCTACGCCGCGCAGCACCATGGCCTTCACGGTGTCGTCGTCGTTGGCCTCGGCGCACGCGGCCGCGAGTCCGTCGTACATCTCCCAGGTCATCGCGTTGCGTTGCGCGGGCCGGTTGAAGAACACTCGCAGCACCGCGCCATCGCGTTCGGTCAACAGTTCCTCAGCCACCGTCGCCTCCCTCTCGCCGCATCATTTCCGGTCGCCTTCCATGGTCTCTTCGCTGGCCTCGGGCGCGGCGGGGCGCCGGACGAGTCCGCGTACGCCGCGCGCGAGCGGCCGGCCGAACACCACCGCGAGTGCGAGCACGAAGAGTACGAGTGCGATCGGCCGCTGGAAGAAGATGGTCAGGTCGCCGCCGCCCATGTCCGAGGTCTGCACCAGTGACTTCTCCATCAGGCCACCCAGGATGAGCCCGAGGATGACCGGCGCGGCGGGGTAGTCGTACTTCCGCATCAGGTAGCCGATCACGCCGAACGCGAGCGTCAGCCAGACGCCCCACATCCGGTTCTCGATGGCGTAGGCGCCGATGAACGACAGCAGCAGGATCAACGGGTAGAGCAGGCTGTAGCGCAGCCGCAGGATGGACGCGAAGAACGGCGCGAGCGGCAGGTTGAGCAGGATGAGGAACAGGTTGCCGATGTAGAACGACGCCATCAGGCCCCACGCCAGCTCCGGT contains the following coding sequences:
- a CDS encoding sigma-70 family RNA polymerase sigma factor, coding for MTGHDPVRAAVDAAYRDEWGQVIATLIGLTADWDLAEDCAQDAFAAALATWPRDGVPRRPGAWLTTTARNRATDRLRRDAAGAAKLRQLAVLSRDREEPQAEDIPDERLRLIFTCCHPALPFQARVALTLRTLAGLTTAEIARALLTAEATMAQRLVRAKRKIAEAGIPYRVPPAELLPDWLAAVLAVLYLIFNQGYDDEDGHRDLSGEAVRLGRVLVRLLPHEPEPRGLLALMLLHGARRATRTDAQGVLVTLEHQDRSRWDRPLIAEGVATLDAALAMKRAGPYQVQAAIAACHATAPDAASTDWAQIAILYTELTRLAPSPVVDLNRAVAVAMADGIPAGLALVDEIAASGRLGDYHLLPATRADLLRRDGRAAEARTAYEEAIRLAPTEAERRYLAGRLEEL
- a CDS encoding IS982 family transposase produces the protein PTGVFTRIAQRLLALTSGIWTNWTTGVTSKRSLTAYDH
- a CDS encoding DUF899 domain-containing protein; this translates as MNTEATSSAPAVVDRASFQAELNALRAREKAHTREGDAIAAARRRLPMVEVDATVPLVGKDGRVRLLDVFEGRQQLVAYFHMWYTGRPAADQCEGCTFFNGQVHELSHLHSRDVTYATLCQGPYEESVRYRDFLGLDMPWYSVQESADALLTGRTVGMFHLVCYLRQGDRVFETYWTTGRGVEAMAPSYGLLDLTAYGRREAWEDSPDGWPQEWDADGGPFRIAGRPIAQWPRLEAGHSDDLGSTHGTGETRASCC
- a CDS encoding MFS transporter, yielding MDDRACPVVSAPGPSPAEVNGKTGVRGTRVIDVSERSLLRPRSRRPKAHRSEYGPPRSRVNEGSPNHLAGPQNAAQTVPVPYHYTVPIPGSRYGVDGPSRRQRLLVWLGIALVALNLRPLASSLGPVLTEVRNDLGLSGALAGLITTLPVLCFGLCGVAAPPLAARVGIRRLCMICMFVITAGLGVRALVPSATVFVLASGIALAGAGVANVLIPALVKVYFPQQIGLVTGVYTTLLQLATAVAAAVSAPLAKTDGGWQSALGMWALVSLVAALPWLGLLGDTTPSRQAGRAVTARRLVRNKTAWLLTGFFAVQSANGYAQLGWLPTILRDAGVDETTAGLTSRWCRPWAWWCP
- the rpsA gene encoding 30S ribosomal protein S1, coding for MTSSTDAAPSAPQQVAVNDVGSAEDFLAAVDQTIKYFNDGDIVDGTVVKVDRDEVLLDIGYKTEGVIPSRELSIKHDVDPAEVVTVGDGVEALVLQKEDKEGRLILSKKRAQYERAWGTIEKIKDDDGIVTGTVIEVVKGGLILDIGLRGFLPASLVEMRRVRDLQPYVGKELEAKIIELDKNRNNVVLSRRAWLEQTQSEVRQNFLNQLQKGQIRKGVVSSIVNFGAFVDLGGVDGLVHVSELSWKHIDHPSEVVEVGQEVTVEVLEVDLDRERVSLSLKATQEDPWQQFARTHQISQVVPGKVTKLVPFGAFVRVEEGIEGLVHISELAERHVEIPEQVVQVGKQIFVKIIDIDLERRRISLSLKQASESVLASEEFDPTLYGMAAEYDEQGNYKYPEGFEPDSGEWLEGFDKQREEWERQYAEAHSTWEAHRKQVEELRAEEGAQADEAGAPSGGGGSSSSSSSSSSSSSSGGGGGASQYSSNQDEAAGALASDEALQALRDKLTGGSPS
- a CDS encoding dihydrodipicolinate synthase family protein produces the protein MSPLSGVFPIAPTTFHDDETLDLDSQRNVVEFLVDAGVDGICVLANYSEQFSLTDAERDTLLAKMLHWVGGRVPVIVTTSHYSARVAAMRSRQAEEHGAAMVMLMPPYHGATLRVPAAKQADYFATVAEAVDIPIMVQDAPMSGTELTAAELAGLAVEVPQIQYVKVESPGTAAKLRELVQLAGDALPGPFDGEESITLVPDLQAGARGTMPSSMVPDVLGDVVRGYLAGDVAAAVARWEEHLPLIHYENRQCGLRATKVLMKEGGIIASEATRAPFGPLPAATRAGLVELARRHDPLVLRWS
- a CDS encoding enoyl-CoA hydratase (Catalyzes the reversible hydration of unsaturated fatty acyl-CoA to beta-hydroxyacyl-CoA) yields the protein MAEELLTERDGAVLRVFFNRPAQRNAMTWEMYDGLAAACAEANDDDTVKAMVLRGVGDDAFIAGTDISHFTEFQDGNDGIAYEARISEVVGALERVRVPTVAAVSGYCVGGGLALASVCDIRVATTNARFGVPIARTVGNCLSMNTYSLLVNHLGPARTLDMLLRARLFSAEEAHAAGFVAEVCTDDGLDACAAEVTDRLAKHAPLTMWAAKEAVHRLRVAALPDGDDIVRLVFGSADFAHGVKSFLDKQKPQWTGR
- a CDS encoding transcription initiation protein, with product MKYVLLICDDETASPTNEELGADPTHQAWLADLERRGARLTGMRLRPVVDATTVRVRDGETLISDGPFAETKDFVGGFVVVDCANLDEAIAIAAGHPYARWGGIEIRPVWE